The proteins below come from a single Mytilus edulis chromosome 5, xbMytEdul2.2, whole genome shotgun sequence genomic window:
- the LOC139524432 gene encoding acetylcholine receptor subunit alpha-1-B-like — MKFRNIGLLIQLLTFTNIVHAQTSADLKALHTDLFNNYKKEVIPIENTSKQLEIGIVFYLTSLNSFNEVEESISVTGALYTNWTDPDLKWNSTMYGNVDFTAIDSDSVWLPSLFLVNRVDSMNPVGDGVKFPAMISYTGQVAYNSGGILNAKCQTDISKFPFDRQTCTLVFIPWGFHANLLTLNSLFDKALLSFFTPHSDWKLEDYSTRTDIYNNVYSLFYVELTIKREPLYFTIMIIVPTLLFSLLNPLVFLLPVESGERVSLSVTLLLSYTIFLTLASASIPTSSKPMSVLLIVMIAMIGISGTIVIGTIVSAKYFYLENDKNLGYVMNYFIERLNKRKKSVEQIDENKELLKKAKYGSAVVDSLIFYGTYIAIILIFFSYFSFALF, encoded by the coding sequence ATGAAATTCCGGAACATTGGATTATTAATACAGTTGCTTACATTTACTAACATTGTTCACGCACAGACAAGTGCTGATTTGAAAGCGTTACATACAGATTTATTCAATAACTACAAAAAAGAGGTGATTCCAATAGAGAATACATCTAAACAGTTGGAGATAGGTATCGTTTTTTACTTGACGTCGTTGAATTCATTTAACGAGGTAGAAGAAAGCATTTCTGTAACAGGAGCATTGTATACCAATTGGACAGATCCGGACCTCAAGTGGAATTCAACTATGTACGGAAATGTGGATTTCACTGCTATTGATTCAGACTCTGTATGGCTACCATCACTGTTTCTTGTTAACAGAGTCGACTCAATGAATCCTGTTGGAGATGGTGTTAAATTCCCGGCGATGATTTCATACACAGGACAAGTAGCTTACAATTCTGGTGGAATTCTAAATGCTAAATGTCAAACTGATATATCAAAATTCCCATTCGACAGACAAacgtgcactcttgtttttattcCATGGGGGTTCCATGCAAATCTACTGACACTAAACTCCCTTTTCGACAAGGCTCTATTGAGTTTTTTCACACCACACTCGGACTGGAAACTGGAGGATTATTCTACAAGAACTGATATATATAATAATGTGTACAGTCTATTTTACGTGGAACTTACGATTAAACGCGAACCATTATATTTCACAATAATGATCATTGTACCAACTCTTTTATTTTCGTTATTGAATCCTCTGGTATTTTTACTTCCGGTCGAATCTGGAGAACGCGTGTCTTTGTCAGTGACTCTTCTATTGTCGTACACAATATTTTTAACTCTTGCGTCTGCATCCATTCCGACTTCGTCAAAACCAATGAGCGTCTTATTGATAGTAATGATAGCTATGATCGGAATCAGTGGAACAATTGTGATTGGCACTATCGTCAGTGCAAAATACTTCTATCTCGAAAATGACAAAAACTTAGGATATGTAATGAATTATTTTATTGAGAGATTGAATAAGAGGAAGAAAAGTGTTGAACAGATTGATGAAAATAAGGAACTTCTTAAAAAAGCAAAGTATGGGTCGGCCGTAGTTGATTCCTTGATTTTCTATGGAACATACATTGCaattattcttatattttttagttatttttcttttgcGCTTTTTTAA